A single region of the Streptomyces sp. NBC_01262 genome encodes:
- a CDS encoding glycosyltransferase → MRVLVATVVHHPEDARILHREITALLDHGHQVVYAAPFAARGVRPRPRPGLEGVDLPRAVGRDRRTALREARRVLAERGARADVVLLHDPELLLALPGLRRGWRAGGGPGPAVVWDVHEDTAAAIAMKRWVPRALRPPVRAVVRAAERIAERRIHLLLAEDAYQRRFRRTHPVVLNLATVPLSPPKPPGADRAVYLGQISRGRGAEDLIAMARLLYPEVRVEAIGAADGDVRGLLEAADRDGVLRWHGFLPNDQALARLDGALAGLSLLRDEANYRHSRPTKVVEYMAYGIPVVTTPTPLAAALVRANDCGIVVDFRDPRAAADAVRRLREDAGLRRAQGRRGRAAAAAGLNWPVHAEVFAGHLEGWASARAPQGRSDGAVSSR, encoded by the coding sequence ATGCGCGTACTCGTCGCCACGGTGGTGCACCACCCCGAGGACGCGCGCATCCTGCACCGTGAGATCACGGCGCTCCTCGACCACGGCCACCAGGTCGTCTATGCCGCGCCCTTCGCCGCGCGCGGCGTGCGCCCCCGTCCCCGGCCCGGCCTGGAGGGCGTCGACCTGCCGCGTGCCGTCGGACGCGACCGGCGCACCGCGCTGCGCGAGGCCCGCCGGGTGCTCGCCGAGCGGGGCGCGCGGGCCGATGTCGTACTGCTGCACGACCCCGAGCTGCTGCTCGCCCTGCCCGGGCTGAGGCGCGGCTGGCGGGCCGGCGGCGGACCCGGGCCCGCGGTCGTATGGGATGTGCACGAGGACACCGCGGCGGCGATCGCCATGAAGCGCTGGGTGCCGCGAGCGCTGCGGCCGCCGGTGCGGGCGGTCGTACGGGCGGCCGAGCGGATCGCCGAGCGCCGGATCCATCTGTTGCTGGCCGAGGACGCCTACCAGCGGCGGTTCCGGCGCACCCATCCGGTGGTGCTCAACCTGGCGACCGTCCCCCTCTCGCCGCCCAAGCCGCCGGGCGCGGACCGTGCCGTCTATCTGGGCCAGATCTCGCGGGGCCGGGGCGCCGAGGACCTGATCGCGATGGCGCGGCTGCTGTACCCGGAGGTGCGGGTGGAGGCGATAGGGGCCGCCGACGGCGACGTACGGGGGCTGCTGGAGGCCGCCGACCGGGACGGGGTGCTCCGCTGGCACGGCTTCCTGCCCAACGACCAGGCCCTGGCGCGGCTCGACGGGGCGCTCGCCGGGCTGTCGCTGCTGCGCGACGAGGCCAACTACCGGCACTCGCGGCCGACGAAGGTCGTGGAGTACATGGCGTACGGCATCCCGGTGGTCACCACCCCCACCCCGCTCGCGGCCGCGCTGGTGCGGGCGAACGACTGCGGCATCGTGGTGGATTTCCGGGATCCGCGCGCGGCCGCCGACGCGGTCCGCCGGCTGCGGGAGGACGCGGGACTGCGGCGCGCGCAGGGCCGCCGGGGCCGGGCGGCCGCCGCGGCGGGGCTCAACTGGCCTGTCCACGCCGAGGTGTTCGCCGGTCACCTGGAGGGCTGGGCGAGCGCCCGAGCCCCCCAGGGCCGGTCCGACGGGGCGGTCAGCTCACGTTGA